From Oreochromis aureus strain Israel breed Guangdong linkage group 4, ZZ_aureus, whole genome shotgun sequence, a single genomic window includes:
- the prpsap1 gene encoding phosphoribosyl pyrophosphate synthase-associated protein 1 isoform X1 has product MNVAKSAYRVFSANSSAACTELAKKITERLGVELGKSVVFQESNRETRVDVKESVRGQTIFIIQTIPRDVNTAIMELLVMAYALKTSCAKNIIGVIPYFPYSKQCKMRKRGSIVCKLLASMLAKAGLTHIITMDLHQKEIQGFFSFPVDNLRASPFLIQYIQEEIPDYRNAIIVAKSPAAAKRAQSYAERLRLGLAVIHGEAQCSESDMADGRHSPPCVRNTTGHTGLELPSGKQQAPFPGIELPIMMAKEKPPITVVGDVGGRIAIIVDDIIDDVGDFVAAAEILKERGAYKIYIMATHGLLSADAPRLIEESAIDEVVVTNTVPHEVQKLQCPKIKTVDVSMILAEAIRRIHNGESMAYLFRNITVDD; this is encoded by the exons ATGAATGTCGCTAAAAGTGCTTATCGAGTATTTTCTGCAAACTCCTCTGCAGCATGCACAGAATTAGCCAAGAAAATAACAGA GCGTCTGGGTGTGGAGCTGGGGAAGTCTGTGGTCTTCCAGGAGTCTAACAGAG AGACTAGAGTGGATGTAAAAGAATCTGTTCGTGGACAGACCATCTTCATTATCCAGACCATACCACG GGATGTGAACACGGCCATCATGGAGCTGCTAGTCATGGCTTATGCCCTCAAGACCTCTTGTGCAAAGAACATCATTGGAGTTATTCCTTACTTCCCCTACAGCAAGCAGTGCAAGATGAGAAAAAGGGGCTCAATAGTGTGCAAGTTGTTAGCTTCCATGTTAGCCAAAGCAG GATTAACACACATCATCACCATGGACTTGCATCAGAAGGAGATCCAGGGTTTCTTCAGCTTTCCCGTGGACAACTTGCGTGCCTCCCCTTTTTTGATTCAGTACATTCAAGAAGAG ATCCCCGATTACAGAAATGCCATCATTGTGGCAAAGTCCCCTGCTGCAGCTAAAAG GGCTCAGTCCTATGCAGAACGACTGCGTCTCGGTCTGGCTGTGATCCATGGCGAGGCTCAGTGTTCAGAGTCTGACATGGCTGATGGAAGACACTCCCCACCATGTGTACGCAACACCACAGGACACACAGGCCTGGAGTTACCTT CAGGCAAACAACAAGCTCCGTTCCCTGGCATAGAACTTCCAA TAATGATGGCCAAAGAGAAACCTCCCATTACTGTGGTTGGAGATGTGGGAGGAAGGATTGCCATCATTGTG GATGACATCATAGATGATGTAGGAGACTTTGTTGCTGCTGCCGAGATCCTGAAAGAGAGAGGGGCCTATAAAATTTATATTATGGCCACACATGGTTTACTTTCTGCTGACGCTCCACGCCTCATAGAGGAATCAGCCATTGATGAG GTTGTGGTGACCAACACAGTTCCCCATGAAGTACAGAAGCTGCAGTGTCCAAAGATCAAAACTGTGGATGTCAGCATGATATTAGCTGAGGCTATCCGCAGGATCCACAATGGCGAGTCCATGGCTTACTTGTTCCGCAACATCACTGTGGATGACTAG
- the prpsap1 gene encoding phosphoribosyl pyrophosphate synthase-associated protein 1 isoform X2, which translates to MNVAKSAYRVFSANSSAACTELAKKITERLGVELGKSVVFQESNRETRVDVKESVRGQTIFIIQTIPRDVNTAIMELLVMAYALKTSCAKNIIGVIPYFPYSKQCKMRKRGSIVCKLLASMLAKAGLTHIITMDLHQKEIQGFFSFPVDNLRASPFLIQYIQEEIPDYRNAIIVAKSPAAAKRAQSYAERLRLGLAVIHGEAQCSESDMADGRHSPPCVRNTTGHTGLELPLMMAKEKPPITVVGDVGGRIAIIVDDIIDDVGDFVAAAEILKERGAYKIYIMATHGLLSADAPRLIEESAIDEVVVTNTVPHEVQKLQCPKIKTVDVSMILAEAIRRIHNGESMAYLFRNITVDD; encoded by the exons ATGAATGTCGCTAAAAGTGCTTATCGAGTATTTTCTGCAAACTCCTCTGCAGCATGCACAGAATTAGCCAAGAAAATAACAGA GCGTCTGGGTGTGGAGCTGGGGAAGTCTGTGGTCTTCCAGGAGTCTAACAGAG AGACTAGAGTGGATGTAAAAGAATCTGTTCGTGGACAGACCATCTTCATTATCCAGACCATACCACG GGATGTGAACACGGCCATCATGGAGCTGCTAGTCATGGCTTATGCCCTCAAGACCTCTTGTGCAAAGAACATCATTGGAGTTATTCCTTACTTCCCCTACAGCAAGCAGTGCAAGATGAGAAAAAGGGGCTCAATAGTGTGCAAGTTGTTAGCTTCCATGTTAGCCAAAGCAG GATTAACACACATCATCACCATGGACTTGCATCAGAAGGAGATCCAGGGTTTCTTCAGCTTTCCCGTGGACAACTTGCGTGCCTCCCCTTTTTTGATTCAGTACATTCAAGAAGAG ATCCCCGATTACAGAAATGCCATCATTGTGGCAAAGTCCCCTGCTGCAGCTAAAAG GGCTCAGTCCTATGCAGAACGACTGCGTCTCGGTCTGGCTGTGATCCATGGCGAGGCTCAGTGTTCAGAGTCTGACATGGCTGATGGAAGACACTCCCCACCATGTGTACGCAACACCACAGGACACACAGGCCTGGAGTTACCTT TAATGATGGCCAAAGAGAAACCTCCCATTACTGTGGTTGGAGATGTGGGAGGAAGGATTGCCATCATTGTG GATGACATCATAGATGATGTAGGAGACTTTGTTGCTGCTGCCGAGATCCTGAAAGAGAGAGGGGCCTATAAAATTTATATTATGGCCACACATGGTTTACTTTCTGCTGACGCTCCACGCCTCATAGAGGAATCAGCCATTGATGAG GTTGTGGTGACCAACACAGTTCCCCATGAAGTACAGAAGCTGCAGTGTCCAAAGATCAAAACTGTGGATGTCAGCATGATATTAGCTGAGGCTATCCGCAGGATCCACAATGGCGAGTCCATGGCTTACTTGTTCCGCAACATCACTGTGGATGACTAG
- the prpsap1 gene encoding phosphoribosyl pyrophosphate synthase-associated protein 1 isoform X3 has product MELLVMAYALKTSCAKNIIGVIPYFPYSKQCKMRKRGSIVCKLLASMLAKAGLTHIITMDLHQKEIQGFFSFPVDNLRASPFLIQYIQEEIPDYRNAIIVAKSPAAAKRAQSYAERLRLGLAVIHGEAQCSESDMADGRHSPPCVRNTTGHTGLELPSGKQQAPFPGIELPIMMAKEKPPITVVGDVGGRIAIIVDDIIDDVGDFVAAAEILKERGAYKIYIMATHGLLSADAPRLIEESAIDEVVVTNTVPHEVQKLQCPKIKTVDVSMILAEAIRRIHNGESMAYLFRNITVDD; this is encoded by the exons ATGGAGCTGCTAGTCATGGCTTATGCCCTCAAGACCTCTTGTGCAAAGAACATCATTGGAGTTATTCCTTACTTCCCCTACAGCAAGCAGTGCAAGATGAGAAAAAGGGGCTCAATAGTGTGCAAGTTGTTAGCTTCCATGTTAGCCAAAGCAG GATTAACACACATCATCACCATGGACTTGCATCAGAAGGAGATCCAGGGTTTCTTCAGCTTTCCCGTGGACAACTTGCGTGCCTCCCCTTTTTTGATTCAGTACATTCAAGAAGAG ATCCCCGATTACAGAAATGCCATCATTGTGGCAAAGTCCCCTGCTGCAGCTAAAAG GGCTCAGTCCTATGCAGAACGACTGCGTCTCGGTCTGGCTGTGATCCATGGCGAGGCTCAGTGTTCAGAGTCTGACATGGCTGATGGAAGACACTCCCCACCATGTGTACGCAACACCACAGGACACACAGGCCTGGAGTTACCTT CAGGCAAACAACAAGCTCCGTTCCCTGGCATAGAACTTCCAA TAATGATGGCCAAAGAGAAACCTCCCATTACTGTGGTTGGAGATGTGGGAGGAAGGATTGCCATCATTGTG GATGACATCATAGATGATGTAGGAGACTTTGTTGCTGCTGCCGAGATCCTGAAAGAGAGAGGGGCCTATAAAATTTATATTATGGCCACACATGGTTTACTTTCTGCTGACGCTCCACGCCTCATAGAGGAATCAGCCATTGATGAG GTTGTGGTGACCAACACAGTTCCCCATGAAGTACAGAAGCTGCAGTGTCCAAAGATCAAAACTGTGGATGTCAGCATGATATTAGCTGAGGCTATCCGCAGGATCCACAATGGCGAGTCCATGGCTTACTTGTTCCGCAACATCACTGTGGATGACTAG
- the LOC116314548 gene encoding cytoglobin-1-like — MERTQGDGEVDHLERPSPLTDKERVMIQDSWGKVYQNCDDVGVAILVRFFVNFPSSKQFFNQFKHIEDAEELEKSAQLRKHARRVMNAINTLVENLDNSDKMASVLKLVAKAHALQHKVEPVYFKILSGVILEVLGEEYPEVVTPEVGAAWTNLLATVYCSISAIYKELGWEKLSTSTG; from the exons ATGGAGAGGACGCAGGGAGACGGAGAGGTGGACCACCTGGAGCGGCCAAGCCCGCTGACTGACAAGGAGAGGGTGATGATCCAGGACTCCTGGGGAAAAGTCTACCAGAACTGTGATGATGTCGGGGTGGCCATACTAGTCAG ATTCTTTGTCAACTTCCCCTCCTCCAAGCAGTTTTTCAACCAGTTCAAGCACATTGAGGACGCGGAGGAGCTGGAGAAGAGCGCCCAGCTCAGGAAGCATGCTCGGAGAGTAATGAATGCCATCAATACACTGGTGGAAAACCTTGACAACTCAGATAAGATGGCGTCGGTGCTGAAGCTGGTGGCCAAGGCCCATGCACTCCAACACAAGGTGGAGCCTGTGTACTTCAAG ATTCTGAGCGGTGTAATCCTAGAAGTCCTGGGAGAAGAATATCCAGAGGTCGTCACACCTGAGGTGGGCGCAGCATGGACAAACCTCTTGGCCACGGTCTACTGCAGTATCTCTGCCATCTATAAGGAACTGGGCTGGGAAAAGCTCTCAACCTCGACTGGTTGA
- the LOC116314545 gene encoding fas-binding factor 1 homolog isoform X1, translated as MATKPKGKASKSSFKDDLLDSLLDDDKQPVRTKASRDGPMYSTLAQEIKMDGADTEDSDVSAADPSDILKSMKDMDDMDADLFASKKKPSLAPAQTKPLVSEGPKKDSAVLESNAKPEGADEPTIGGKKPNSAPLSSARSYKKFTFSDSGGEDEGVAQTPYAEDLDDPLNDLLPGDSKPDLKSSFSKPEKSVPSPSASPMLKNETTKATKKGELTFEDDKDHLMDALGFDSDKNNPKKKETPLWSPKERADAPQRPRTRIDEILESFTSPRLLERPPTGERNDELQSQEKPQQEKTSAGKELHLDDDLTFGSYQPTLGSTSEGRQSRRQSVRFSTEDMSVSTPEKKPKPTTPTSSRQRNSADWLGLKTEDEPVYLEEGVDKTKNPAEASKSPSSPLLERKTSFTDSHSTSVAKTPEESSAPTDNTIKQAKPEVSKTQRKEGDDEDDWLAGALSRRKALSTLNTEAKPSKQEESFTDFSVSKQVTSQTPKSREDTLPSIKETSDTFPGRLGPAAHSTPVREERLNHVPQQNATLNTSAAFPQQASFSADSLQQLLLQNQLMQTQLLGLGGVVDAGLLQRLKEKEQPADYQALQARVIQLEGQVKTLQLERDQSQMMLESMQQRHKQDMELLENAHKARVKLLEDSVAQREIQARHECEDLMERLATVTRAAEKERSELQAQYQRKMAQAQQERDCEVERLRDLQRKSILEMKRDYEDQIHRLKRLKEEEIDAVTSATSQTRSVAGVIEKMEQFSSRLGELSSRVESTHEHTAHGLEQEARHRDEQLRTMQGHLAQQQKAMAEEKAYLKDIISRMDTQLKEQQRQLEKERWKMTAEQAKAESTQRSLEEERRVLTTQISVEREELERAKSALLEEQKSVMQHCADERRKLAAEWALFHAQEKQRHERAEREVSSLLEKREGSIISLAQEQADLKLRTAELKQKELAVAREREALEELREELDREKERLSSTALRLKTRAQEVEAFSKLAAEKYEEGERALQEAKRLEAEHNARLRNIHSQTEHLRQQEQRILKEQIRLSHLQKDTERLRQNPPLTPLPQIIAPVLPDSVSELPATLNVPPPVSFTSSQSMALQANLALWRYTAEKVIAFLVANVKYH; from the exons ATG GCTACAAAGCCGAAGGGGAAAGCCTCGAAAA GTTCATTCAAGGATGATTTGCTTGACAGCTTGCTTGATGATGACA AGCAGCCAGTAAGGACGAAAGCATCACGCGATGGACCTATGTATAG CACGCTAGCACAGGAGATAAAAATGGATGGTGCGGACACTGAG GACTCGGATGTGTCAGCGGCTGATCCCAGCGACATACTCAAGAGCATGAAG GACATGGACGACATGGACGCTGACCTCTTTGCATCAAAGAAGAAGCCTAGTTTGGCTCCCGCGCAAACAAAGCCACTTGTTAGCGAAGGACCAAAGAAAGACtctgctgtgctcgagagcaaTGCAAAACCAGAGGGAGCAG ATGAACCCACCATAGGGGGGAAGAAGCCGAACTCTGCACCTTTATCCTCAGCGCGGAGTTATAAGAAGTTCACCTTCTCTG ACAGTGGTGGTGAGGACGAAGGTGTTGCTCAGACTCCTTACGCTGAAG ATCTAGACGACCCCCTGAATGATTTGCTTCCAGGTGACTCAAAGCCTGACTTGAAATCTAGCTTCTCCAAACCTGAAAAATCCGTGCCATCTCCTTCAGCATCTCCCATGCTAAAGAATGAAACGA CTAAGGCAACAAAGAAAGGCGAGCTCACGTTTGAGGATGATAAGGATCACCTAATGGATGCACTCGGATTTGACAGTGACAAAAACAATCCCAAGAAAAAAGAGACACCGCTTTGGTCTCCCAAGGAGAG AGCCGACGCCCCTCAGAGACCTCGTACCAGAATTGATGAGATTCTGGAGAGTTTCACGTCACCGCGTCTTCTGGAGCGACCACCAACGGGCGAGAGGAACGACGAGCTTCAGTCTCAAGAGAAGCCGCAACAGGAGAAGACGTCTGCTGGGAAAG AGCTGCATTTAGACGACGACCTCACATTTGGATCCTATCAGCCCACACTGGGATCCACTTCTGAAGGGCGTCAGTCTCGTAGACAGTCTGTCAG ATTTTCTACTGAGGACATGAGTGTATCTACGCCAGAAAAGAAGCCAAAGCCCACCACTCCCACATCTTCTCGACAACGCAACTCAGCCGACTGGCTGGGCCTCAAGACAGAAGATGAGCCCGTCTATCTAGAGGAGGGCGTCGATAAGACAAAGAATCCAGCAGAGGCTTCAAAGAGCCCCTCGTCTCCTTTACTGGAGAGAAAGACCTCGTTCACTGATAGCCATTCCACATCTGTTGCAAAAACACCAGAAGAGAGCTCAGCCCCAACTGACAATACCATTAAACAGGCCAAGCCTGAGGTTTCTAAAACCCAGAGGAAAGAAGGGGATGATGAGGATGACTGGTTAGCTGGGGCACTGAGCAGGAGGAAGGCTCTGTCCACGTTAAACACAGAGGCAAAACCATCCAAGCAGGAAGAGTCTTTCACTGACTTCAGTGTTAG TAAACAAGTAACATCACAAACTCCCAAAAGCAGAGAAGACACGCTTCCTTCAATCAAAGAAACGAG TGACACTTTTCCCGGACGCCTCGGTCCTGCTGCTCATTCCACGCCTGTCAGAGAAGAAAGGCTTAATCATG ttcCGCAGCAAAATGCAACGCTAAACACGTCAGCTGCTTTCCCACAACAG GCATCATTTTCAGCCGACAGTTTGCAGCAGCTGCTCCTCCAAAACCAG CTGATGCAGACTCAGTTGCTGGGCCTAGGCGGTGTTGTTGATGCGGGACTCCTGCAGAGacttaaagaaaaagaacagcCTGCAGACTATCAAGCTTTACAGGCCCGTGTCATCCAGTTGGAGGGACAG GTCAAGACTTTGCAGCTGGAGCGAGACCAAAGCCAAATGATGCTGGAGAGCATGCAGCAGCGGCACAAACAGGATATGGAGCTCCTGGAGAACGCACACAA AGCTCGTGTGAAACTGCTCGAGGATTCGGTTGCCCAGCGGGAGATTCAAGCGCGACATGAGTGCGAAGACCTAATGGAACGCCTGGCAACGGTAACACGAGCGGCTGAGAAGGAACGCTCGGAGCTCCAGGCTCAGTACCAGCGGAAAATGGCCCAGGCCCAGCAGGAAAGAGACTGTGAGGTGGAGAGACTCAGAGACCTTCAGAG AAAATCTATCTTGGAGATGAAGAGAGACTATGAGGATCAGATCCACAGGCTGAAGAGGCTAAAGGAAGAAGAGATCGATGCTGTTACAAGCGCAACATCTCAGACCAG ATCCGTTGCAGGGGTGATTGAAAAGATGGAGCAGTTCTCCTCGCGTCTTGGAGAGCTTTCCTCTCGGGTGGAGAGCACGCACGAACACACCGCTCACGGCCTGGAGCAGGAGGCACGGCACAGAGACGAGCAGCTTCGAa CAATGCAGGGTCATCTGGCCCAGCAGCAGAAAGCCATGGCAGAGGAGAAAGCTTACCTGAAGGACATTATTTCCAGGATGGACACTCAGCTTAAAGAGCAGCAGAGACAGCTTGAGAAG GAGCGCTGGAAGATGACAGCAGAACAGGCCAAAGCCGAGTCGACCCAAAGAAGCCTGGAGGAAGAGCGGCGTGTCCTCACCACGCAGATCAGCGTGGAGCGAGAGGAGCTGGAGAGAGCCAAG AGCGCGTTACTGGAGGAGCAgaagtcagtgatgcagcactgCGCGGATGAGAGGAGGAAGCTGGCGGCCGAGTGGGCACTCTTCCACGCCCAGGAGAAGCAGAGGCATGAGAGGGCTGAGCGTGAGGTCAGCAGTCTGTTGGAGAAGAGGGAGGGATCCATCATAAGTCTGGCACAG GAGCAAGCTGACTTGAAGCTTCGCACGGCCGAGCTGAAACAGAAGGAGCTGGCCGTGGCACGGGAGCGAGAGGCTCTGGAAGAACTTAGAGAAGAGCtggacagagaaaaagaaagactaaGCAGCACGGCCCTGAGACTCAAAACACGAGCCCAGGAGGTCGAGGCCTTCAGCAAG CTCGCGGCAGAGAAATATGAGGAGGGGGAACGAGCGTTGCAGGAGGCAAAACGATTGGAGGCGGAGCACAATGCGCGACTGAGAAATATTCACAGCCAAACAGAGCACCTGAGGCAGCAGGAGCAACGGATTTTAAAG GAGCAAATACGATTAAGTCACCTGCAGAAGGATACAGAGAGGCTGAGGCAAAACCCTCCTCTTACACCTCTACCACAAATTATTGCCCCCGTTTTACCAG ACTCAGTTTCAGAGCTCCCTGCAACCCTGAATGTTCCTCCTCCAGTTTCATTTACCAGCTCTCAGTCTATGGCACTTCAGGCCAATCTGGCTCTGTGGAGATATACTGCAGAAAAGGTGATCGCATTTTTAGTTGCAAATGTCAAATATCACTAA
- the LOC116314545 gene encoding fas-binding factor 1 homolog isoform X2, whose amino-acid sequence MATKPKGKASKSSFKDDLLDSLLDDDKQPVRTKASRDGPMYSTLAQEIKMDGADTEDSDVSAADPSDILKSMKDMDDMDADLFASKKKPSLAPAQTKPLVSEGPKKDSAVLESNAKPEGADEPTIGGKKPNSAPLSSARSYKKFTFSDLDDPLNDLLPGDSKPDLKSSFSKPEKSVPSPSASPMLKNETTKATKKGELTFEDDKDHLMDALGFDSDKNNPKKKETPLWSPKERADAPQRPRTRIDEILESFTSPRLLERPPTGERNDELQSQEKPQQEKTSAGKELHLDDDLTFGSYQPTLGSTSEGRQSRRQSVRFSTEDMSVSTPEKKPKPTTPTSSRQRNSADWLGLKTEDEPVYLEEGVDKTKNPAEASKSPSSPLLERKTSFTDSHSTSVAKTPEESSAPTDNTIKQAKPEVSKTQRKEGDDEDDWLAGALSRRKALSTLNTEAKPSKQEESFTDFSVSKQVTSQTPKSREDTLPSIKETSDTFPGRLGPAAHSTPVREERLNHVPQQNATLNTSAAFPQQASFSADSLQQLLLQNQLMQTQLLGLGGVVDAGLLQRLKEKEQPADYQALQARVIQLEGQVKTLQLERDQSQMMLESMQQRHKQDMELLENAHKARVKLLEDSVAQREIQARHECEDLMERLATVTRAAEKERSELQAQYQRKMAQAQQERDCEVERLRDLQRKSILEMKRDYEDQIHRLKRLKEEEIDAVTSATSQTRSVAGVIEKMEQFSSRLGELSSRVESTHEHTAHGLEQEARHRDEQLRTMQGHLAQQQKAMAEEKAYLKDIISRMDTQLKEQQRQLEKERWKMTAEQAKAESTQRSLEEERRVLTTQISVEREELERAKSALLEEQKSVMQHCADERRKLAAEWALFHAQEKQRHERAEREVSSLLEKREGSIISLAQEQADLKLRTAELKQKELAVAREREALEELREELDREKERLSSTALRLKTRAQEVEAFSKLAAEKYEEGERALQEAKRLEAEHNARLRNIHSQTEHLRQQEQRILKEQIRLSHLQKDTERLRQNPPLTPLPQIIAPVLPDSVSELPATLNVPPPVSFTSSQSMALQANLALWRYTAEKVIAFLVANVKYH is encoded by the exons ATG GCTACAAAGCCGAAGGGGAAAGCCTCGAAAA GTTCATTCAAGGATGATTTGCTTGACAGCTTGCTTGATGATGACA AGCAGCCAGTAAGGACGAAAGCATCACGCGATGGACCTATGTATAG CACGCTAGCACAGGAGATAAAAATGGATGGTGCGGACACTGAG GACTCGGATGTGTCAGCGGCTGATCCCAGCGACATACTCAAGAGCATGAAG GACATGGACGACATGGACGCTGACCTCTTTGCATCAAAGAAGAAGCCTAGTTTGGCTCCCGCGCAAACAAAGCCACTTGTTAGCGAAGGACCAAAGAAAGACtctgctgtgctcgagagcaaTGCAAAACCAGAGGGAGCAG ATGAACCCACCATAGGGGGGAAGAAGCCGAACTCTGCACCTTTATCCTCAGCGCGGAGTTATAAGAAGTTCACCTTCTCTG ATCTAGACGACCCCCTGAATGATTTGCTTCCAGGTGACTCAAAGCCTGACTTGAAATCTAGCTTCTCCAAACCTGAAAAATCCGTGCCATCTCCTTCAGCATCTCCCATGCTAAAGAATGAAACGA CTAAGGCAACAAAGAAAGGCGAGCTCACGTTTGAGGATGATAAGGATCACCTAATGGATGCACTCGGATTTGACAGTGACAAAAACAATCCCAAGAAAAAAGAGACACCGCTTTGGTCTCCCAAGGAGAG AGCCGACGCCCCTCAGAGACCTCGTACCAGAATTGATGAGATTCTGGAGAGTTTCACGTCACCGCGTCTTCTGGAGCGACCACCAACGGGCGAGAGGAACGACGAGCTTCAGTCTCAAGAGAAGCCGCAACAGGAGAAGACGTCTGCTGGGAAAG AGCTGCATTTAGACGACGACCTCACATTTGGATCCTATCAGCCCACACTGGGATCCACTTCTGAAGGGCGTCAGTCTCGTAGACAGTCTGTCAG ATTTTCTACTGAGGACATGAGTGTATCTACGCCAGAAAAGAAGCCAAAGCCCACCACTCCCACATCTTCTCGACAACGCAACTCAGCCGACTGGCTGGGCCTCAAGACAGAAGATGAGCCCGTCTATCTAGAGGAGGGCGTCGATAAGACAAAGAATCCAGCAGAGGCTTCAAAGAGCCCCTCGTCTCCTTTACTGGAGAGAAAGACCTCGTTCACTGATAGCCATTCCACATCTGTTGCAAAAACACCAGAAGAGAGCTCAGCCCCAACTGACAATACCATTAAACAGGCCAAGCCTGAGGTTTCTAAAACCCAGAGGAAAGAAGGGGATGATGAGGATGACTGGTTAGCTGGGGCACTGAGCAGGAGGAAGGCTCTGTCCACGTTAAACACAGAGGCAAAACCATCCAAGCAGGAAGAGTCTTTCACTGACTTCAGTGTTAG TAAACAAGTAACATCACAAACTCCCAAAAGCAGAGAAGACACGCTTCCTTCAATCAAAGAAACGAG TGACACTTTTCCCGGACGCCTCGGTCCTGCTGCTCATTCCACGCCTGTCAGAGAAGAAAGGCTTAATCATG ttcCGCAGCAAAATGCAACGCTAAACACGTCAGCTGCTTTCCCACAACAG GCATCATTTTCAGCCGACAGTTTGCAGCAGCTGCTCCTCCAAAACCAG CTGATGCAGACTCAGTTGCTGGGCCTAGGCGGTGTTGTTGATGCGGGACTCCTGCAGAGacttaaagaaaaagaacagcCTGCAGACTATCAAGCTTTACAGGCCCGTGTCATCCAGTTGGAGGGACAG GTCAAGACTTTGCAGCTGGAGCGAGACCAAAGCCAAATGATGCTGGAGAGCATGCAGCAGCGGCACAAACAGGATATGGAGCTCCTGGAGAACGCACACAA AGCTCGTGTGAAACTGCTCGAGGATTCGGTTGCCCAGCGGGAGATTCAAGCGCGACATGAGTGCGAAGACCTAATGGAACGCCTGGCAACGGTAACACGAGCGGCTGAGAAGGAACGCTCGGAGCTCCAGGCTCAGTACCAGCGGAAAATGGCCCAGGCCCAGCAGGAAAGAGACTGTGAGGTGGAGAGACTCAGAGACCTTCAGAG AAAATCTATCTTGGAGATGAAGAGAGACTATGAGGATCAGATCCACAGGCTGAAGAGGCTAAAGGAAGAAGAGATCGATGCTGTTACAAGCGCAACATCTCAGACCAG ATCCGTTGCAGGGGTGATTGAAAAGATGGAGCAGTTCTCCTCGCGTCTTGGAGAGCTTTCCTCTCGGGTGGAGAGCACGCACGAACACACCGCTCACGGCCTGGAGCAGGAGGCACGGCACAGAGACGAGCAGCTTCGAa CAATGCAGGGTCATCTGGCCCAGCAGCAGAAAGCCATGGCAGAGGAGAAAGCTTACCTGAAGGACATTATTTCCAGGATGGACACTCAGCTTAAAGAGCAGCAGAGACAGCTTGAGAAG GAGCGCTGGAAGATGACAGCAGAACAGGCCAAAGCCGAGTCGACCCAAAGAAGCCTGGAGGAAGAGCGGCGTGTCCTCACCACGCAGATCAGCGTGGAGCGAGAGGAGCTGGAGAGAGCCAAG AGCGCGTTACTGGAGGAGCAgaagtcagtgatgcagcactgCGCGGATGAGAGGAGGAAGCTGGCGGCCGAGTGGGCACTCTTCCACGCCCAGGAGAAGCAGAGGCATGAGAGGGCTGAGCGTGAGGTCAGCAGTCTGTTGGAGAAGAGGGAGGGATCCATCATAAGTCTGGCACAG GAGCAAGCTGACTTGAAGCTTCGCACGGCCGAGCTGAAACAGAAGGAGCTGGCCGTGGCACGGGAGCGAGAGGCTCTGGAAGAACTTAGAGAAGAGCtggacagagaaaaagaaagactaaGCAGCACGGCCCTGAGACTCAAAACACGAGCCCAGGAGGTCGAGGCCTTCAGCAAG CTCGCGGCAGAGAAATATGAGGAGGGGGAACGAGCGTTGCAGGAGGCAAAACGATTGGAGGCGGAGCACAATGCGCGACTGAGAAATATTCACAGCCAAACAGAGCACCTGAGGCAGCAGGAGCAACGGATTTTAAAG GAGCAAATACGATTAAGTCACCTGCAGAAGGATACAGAGAGGCTGAGGCAAAACCCTCCTCTTACACCTCTACCACAAATTATTGCCCCCGTTTTACCAG ACTCAGTTTCAGAGCTCCCTGCAACCCTGAATGTTCCTCCTCCAGTTTCATTTACCAGCTCTCAGTCTATGGCACTTCAGGCCAATCTGGCTCTGTGGAGATATACTGCAGAAAAGGTGATCGCATTTTTAGTTGCAAATGTCAAATATCACTAA